One segment of Halococcus saccharolyticus DSM 5350 DNA contains the following:
- the cca gene encoding CCA tRNA nucleotidyltransferase: protein MTDDALDAVLTRVRDRVTPDAEERARLDEAVDRLTDATERAVADRPVEADVVHVGSTARGTWLPGDRDIDLFVRFPPGLPREDLEHHGLAIGHQVLPDGREEYAEHPYVTGDFDGFAVDLVPCFRVERAADVRSAVDRTPFHTQYLDSRLDAALAADVRLAKQLLSAIGVYGSDLRTRGFSGYLVELLTLEHGGFRPLIESAVDWHPPVRFDPEGHGTPQNEGFDDPLVVVDPTDPGRNVAAVLSTTNLARFQHYARDLCADPRESAFTPDSSAPLSAAEVRTELERRGTIPVAVRFDPPDLVDDQLYPQLERSRRGVADALDRRGFDSLRSAAFADESAVLFVELGVAERPRIERHEGPPVSARDHATAFYEKYADTDCYGPFVEGGRYVVERERTFPSPRTFLESDALFDVALGADVERALAADYTVLVGDETARLADEFGAKLARYFSPTP from the coding sequence ATGACCGACGACGCCCTCGACGCCGTTCTCACACGGGTTCGCGATCGCGTCACCCCCGACGCCGAGGAACGCGCCCGTCTCGACGAGGCCGTCGATCGGCTCACCGACGCCACCGAGCGCGCGGTCGCGGACCGCCCAGTCGAAGCGGATGTCGTCCACGTTGGCTCCACCGCTCGCGGCACGTGGCTGCCCGGCGACCGTGACATCGATCTGTTCGTCCGATTCCCGCCGGGGCTTCCCCGCGAAGATCTCGAACACCACGGGCTCGCGATCGGTCATCAGGTGCTCCCCGACGGTCGCGAGGAGTACGCCGAACACCCCTACGTTACCGGCGATTTCGACGGGTTCGCGGTCGATCTCGTTCCCTGCTTTCGGGTCGAACGCGCGGCCGACGTCCGGTCGGCGGTCGATCGAACGCCCTTTCATACGCAGTATCTCGATTCCCGTCTCGACGCGGCGCTCGCCGCCGATGTCAGACTCGCAAAACAGCTCCTCTCGGCGATCGGCGTCTACGGCAGCGACCTCCGAACACGGGGGTTTTCGGGCTATCTCGTCGAACTCCTCACGCTCGAACACGGTGGATTTCGCCCGCTGATCGAGTCGGCCGTCGACTGGCACCCACCGGTACGGTTCGATCCCGAAGGCCACGGCACCCCCCAAAACGAGGGGTTCGACGACCCGCTCGTGGTGGTCGACCCGACCGATCCCGGGCGCAACGTCGCGGCGGTACTCTCGACCACCAATCTCGCCCGGTTCCAGCACTACGCTCGCGACCTCTGCGCCGACCCGCGCGAGTCTGCATTCACTCCCGATTCGTCCGCACCGCTCTCTGCCGCGGAGGTCCGGACCGAGCTCGAACGTCGTGGAACGATTCCGGTCGCTGTGCGGTTCGATCCACCGGATCTCGTCGACGACCAGCTCTACCCCCAGCTCGAACGCTCCCGACGGGGAGTGGCCGATGCGCTCGACCGGCGCGGGTTCGACTCACTCCGATCGGCCGCGTTCGCCGACGAGTCGGCCGTCCTGTTCGTCGAACTCGGGGTCGCCGAACGGCCCCGAATCGAGCGCCACGAGGGACCGCCGGTGAGCGCGCGCGATCACGCCACCGCCTTCTACGAGAAGTACGCCGACACGGACTGCTACGGCCCGTTCGTCGAAGGAGGACGGTACGTCGTCGAGCGCGAGCGAACGTTCCCCAGCCCACGGACGTTCCTCGAAAGCGACGCGCTGTTCGACGTGGCGCTCGGCGCGGACGTCGAACGTGCGCTCGCGGCCGACTACACGGTGCTCGTTGGCGACGAGACGGCTCGCCTGGCCGACGAGTTCGGCGCGAAGCTGGCGCGCTACTTTTCGCCAACGCCCTGA
- a CDS encoding NAD(P)/FAD-dependent oxidoreductase: MTETVVVLGAGYAGAGAIKSLEDALDDEADIIWISDHDHHLVLHEVHRCIRDPSVRQNVTIPIEEIKSPHTRFIEGEVTGLDCDDREIALADGSTVDYDYALVTLGSQTAYYGIDGLEAHSLTLKSLDDALEIHDAVKEAARDATPDDPAQVVVGGAGLSGIQTAGEIAEFRDLHHAPIEITLVEALEEIFPGNDPELQGALRKRILERDIEISTDDPITEADEDVIHFESDATLEHDVFVWAGGITGQEAMDGTDLDNEHNRVNAAATFETSDDRVFALGDSAIVDQPEGPCPPTAQAAWQAAEVAGENVARALHGQPLTSWTHEDKGTLVSVGEKAVAHNVVNVPINTFGGPGAKFLKKAVATRWIRDIAGSSRAARAWPDM, from the coding sequence ATGACCGAAACCGTTGTCGTGCTCGGTGCTGGCTACGCCGGCGCTGGTGCGATCAAGAGCCTCGAAGACGCCCTCGACGACGAGGCCGACATCATCTGGATCTCCGATCACGATCACCACCTCGTGCTCCACGAGGTCCACCGGTGCATCCGGGACCCGAGCGTCCGCCAGAACGTCACGATCCCCATCGAGGAAATCAAATCCCCACACACTCGCTTCATCGAGGGCGAGGTTACCGGTCTCGACTGCGACGACCGGGAGATCGCGCTTGCGGACGGTTCGACGGTCGACTACGACTACGCGCTGGTCACGCTGGGTTCTCAAACGGCATACTACGGGATCGACGGGCTCGAAGCGCACTCGCTCACGCTCAAGAGCCTCGACGACGCGCTTGAGATCCACGACGCGGTGAAGGAAGCCGCTCGCGACGCCACCCCCGACGACCCGGCACAGGTCGTCGTCGGCGGCGCGGGGCTGTCGGGTATCCAGACTGCGGGCGAGATCGCGGAGTTCCGCGATCTGCACCACGCTCCGATCGAGATCACGCTCGTCGAGGCCTTAGAAGAGATCTTCCCGGGCAACGATCCCGAACTCCAGGGCGCACTCAGAAAGCGGATTCTGGAGCGCGACATCGAGATCTCGACCGACGATCCGATCACCGAGGCCGATGAAGACGTGATCCACTTCGAGTCGGACGCGACACTCGAACACGACGTGTTCGTCTGGGCCGGCGGGATCACGGGCCAGGAGGCGATGGACGGGACCGACCTCGACAACGAACACAACCGGGTCAACGCCGCAGCGACCTTCGAAACCTCCGACGATCGGGTGTTCGCACTGGGCGATTCGGCGATCGTCGACCAGCCCGAGGGGCCGTGTCCACCGACCGCCCAGGCCGCGTGGCAGGCCGCCGAGGTCGCCGGCGAGAACGTCGCACGGGCGCTCCACGGCCAGCCGCTGACGTCGTGGACCCACGAGGACAAGGGCACGCTGGTGTCGGTCGGCGAGAAGGCGGTCGCGCACAACGTCGTCAACGTCCCGATCAACACCTTCGGTGGGCCCGGTGCAAAGTTCCTGAAGAAAGCGGTCGCCACACGGTGGATCCGGGACATCGCCGGTTCGTCTCGGGCGGCGCGCGCGTGGCCCGATATGTAG
- a CDS encoding DHH family phosphoesterase encodes MVSRLVLGCGSVGRILVDALGDRPGGVTVLCTDEHRVETLRSDRVAARRADPTEPETLADLDKPVDVVVVASDDPATNEAAATAARETHPNAFVLAYTGEEPTDDRRFAIESIADRTITSATTAATELLERIGEESMRPRRLWRVLRTIDGPLAIVTHDNPDPDAIASALALRRIAAAAGCDAEVCYFGAITHQQNRAMVNLLDVEMRELAPDDIEEYGGIALVDHSRPGVNDQLPEDTPIDVLIDHHPPRAPVEARFVDLRSDVGATSTLLVDYLGRLGIEIDSTVATALLYGIRVDTKDFQREVSTVDFDAAAFLLPYADEDILEQVETPSMSAETLETIARAISNREVSGSVLVSYIDDLHERDALAQAADQLLDIEEIRTTLVYGIIDGTIYCSGRTRGGGLDIGETLRDAFDRIGSAGGHADMAGAQLPLGLLGDADETALSGIVHDVINDRFFGAIESRPDVEPATATADVIAGAAGSAGADETSEAVETDAGDGTNGSDSESESGAGDDDERRETPDDDGDPNETPDDG; translated from the coding sequence ATGGTCTCGCGGCTCGTGCTGGGATGTGGCTCGGTCGGGCGCATCCTGGTCGACGCACTCGGCGATCGACCCGGCGGCGTCACGGTGCTCTGCACCGACGAGCACCGCGTCGAGACGCTGCGGAGCGATCGCGTCGCGGCGCGACGAGCCGACCCGACCGAACCCGAGACGCTCGCCGATCTCGACAAACCGGTCGACGTCGTCGTCGTGGCGAGCGACGACCCCGCGACCAACGAAGCCGCTGCGACGGCGGCACGCGAAACTCACCCGAACGCGTTCGTGCTGGCGTACACCGGCGAGGAACCGACCGACGACCGCCGGTTCGCGATCGAGTCGATCGCCGACCGCACGATCACGTCGGCGACGACGGCGGCGACCGAACTTCTCGAACGTATCGGCGAGGAGAGCATGCGGCCACGACGGCTGTGGCGGGTGCTCCGCACGATCGACGGCCCACTCGCGATCGTGACCCACGACAACCCCGATCCCGACGCGATCGCGAGCGCGCTCGCACTCCGCCGGATCGCCGCAGCGGCCGGCTGTGACGCCGAAGTCTGCTATTTCGGTGCGATCACGCACCAGCAGAACCGGGCGATGGTCAACCTGCTCGACGTCGAGATGCGCGAGCTCGCTCCCGACGACATCGAGGAGTACGGAGGAATCGCGCTGGTCGATCACTCGCGGCCGGGAGTCAACGACCAACTCCCCGAGGACACCCCCATCGACGTGCTGATCGATCATCACCCGCCGCGCGCGCCGGTCGAAGCGCGGTTCGTCGACCTCCGGAGCGACGTCGGTGCGACCAGCACGCTGCTAGTGGACTATCTCGGTCGACTCGGTATCGAGATCGACAGTACCGTCGCCACGGCGCTGCTCTACGGCATCCGGGTCGACACCAAGGACTTCCAGCGCGAGGTGTCGACCGTGGACTTCGACGCCGCCGCATTCCTGCTCCCGTACGCAGACGAAGACATCTTAGAGCAGGTCGAGACGCCGAGCATGAGCGCCGAAACCCTCGAAACGATCGCCCGCGCGATCTCGAACCGCGAGGTCTCGGGGTCGGTACTGGTGAGCTACATCGACGACCTCCACGAGCGCGACGCGCTCGCCCAGGCCGCCGATCAGCTTCTCGACATCGAGGAGATCCGGACGACGCTCGTGTACGGGATCATCGACGGCACGATCTACTGCTCCGGTCGGACACGAGGTGGAGGCCTCGACATCGGCGAGACGCTCCGGGACGCGTTCGATCGGATCGGGAGTGCCGGCGGCCACGCCGACATGGCGGGCGCACAGCTCCCGCTCGGGCTGCTCGGTGACGCCGACGAGACTGCGCTCTCGGGGATCGTTCACGACGTCATCAACGATCGATTCTTCGGGGCGATCGAGTCGCGGCCGGACGTGGAGCCAGCAACGGCAACAGCCGACGTGATCGCGGGGGCAGCCGGATCGGCTGGGGCGGACGAAACGAGCGAGGCGGTCGAAACGGATGCGGGAGACGGGACGAACGGAAGCGATAGCGAATCCGAGAGCGGGGCCGGCGACGATGACGAACGGCGCGAAACACCTGACGACGATGGCGACCCGAACGAAACGCCCGACGACGGCTGA
- a CDS encoding CBS pair associated ParBc domain-containing protein, which yields MATDTGTPRVKDYMTRDVVTVSPDDTVASVARRVAESDEEHSGFPVCDGRRCEGFVTARDLLLAADNAAVFTVMSEDLVVAHPEMDLDDAARVILRSGIQKLPVVDDAGNLVGIISNADVIRSQIERATPEKVGKLSRTLENIHEISTREERRRVALDDLTPTQSKVYADELEGRRYELEHGLAEPLVVIDNGGDLLLADGHHRVKAADRQGIEESDAYVIVLGEGVELGMAETARKEGLESIEDICVVDYAHHPLVQTISRLNEAE from the coding sequence ATGGCCACCGACACCGGCACACCGCGGGTCAAAGACTACATGACTCGCGACGTCGTGACCGTCTCGCCCGACGACACGGTCGCGTCGGTCGCCCGCCGCGTCGCCGAGAGCGACGAAGAACACAGCGGGTTCCCGGTCTGTGACGGCCGGCGGTGTGAGGGGTTCGTCACCGCCCGCGACCTCCTGCTCGCCGCGGACAACGCCGCCGTCTTCACGGTGATGTCCGAGGATCTCGTGGTTGCTCATCCCGAGATGGACCTCGACGACGCCGCGCGGGTCATCCTCCGGTCGGGCATCCAGAAACTCCCGGTCGTGGACGACGCCGGCAACCTCGTCGGGATCATCTCGAACGCCGACGTGATCCGGAGCCAGATCGAGCGCGCCACCCCCGAGAAAGTCGGCAAGCTCTCGCGCACCCTCGAAAACATCCACGAGATCAGCACGCGAGAGGAGCGCCGGCGGGTCGCACTCGACGACCTCACACCCACCCAGTCGAAGGTGTACGCCGACGAACTCGAAGGCCGGCGATACGAACTCGAACACGGACTCGCCGAGCCTCTCGTCGTCATCGACAACGGCGGGGACCTCCTGCTCGCCGACGGCCACCACCGCGTGAAGGCCGCCGATCGCCAGGGGATCGAGGAATCGGACGCCTACGTGATCGTGCTCGGGGAGGGTGTCGAGCTCGGAATGGCCGAAACAGCGCGCAAGGAGGGGCTCGAATCGATCGAAGACATCTGCGTCGTCGACTACGCCCACCATCCCTTGGTGCAGACGATCAGCAGACTGAACGAAGCCGAGTGA
- a CDS encoding ABC transporter ATP-binding protein, with protein MSTNAPLERENARDRTAEESNESSRSVVSVDGLGKTYGDGDDAVRAVEDVSFDIEPGTVVGLLGPNGAGKTTTIKAMLGLVVPTTGTVTIDGVNVHEEPRAAYQRVGAMLEGARNVYWKLTVRENLEFFAALSGRRPAAVADRHDRLLDQLALTEKADVPVNDLSRGMKQKVSLACTLARDASVAFLDEPTLGLDVESSLELRRELRRLAEQESMTVVLSSHDMDVVQAVCDRVIIMNDGRVVTDDTVDGLIDLFRSQAYHITVDDLPEGVRDRLAAEFDVDGFEAVGDRTRFAVSLPDGRALYDVMDTLREADTVPESVDSIEPDLEDVFLELTGGENG; from the coding sequence ATGAGCACGAACGCACCGCTCGAACGGGAGAACGCAAGGGACCGGACGGCCGAGGAATCGAATGAGTCGAGCCGCTCCGTGGTTTCGGTCGACGGGCTCGGAAAGACCTACGGAGACGGTGACGACGCCGTTCGCGCCGTCGAGGACGTTTCGTTCGACATCGAACCGGGGACCGTGGTCGGACTGTTGGGGCCGAACGGGGCCGGGAAGACCACGACGATCAAGGCGATGCTCGGGTTGGTCGTTCCCACCACCGGAACGGTGACGATCGATGGCGTGAACGTTCACGAGGAGCCGCGGGCGGCCTATCAGCGCGTCGGCGCGATGCTCGAAGGAGCGCGAAACGTCTACTGGAAGCTCACGGTACGGGAGAACCTGGAGTTCTTCGCCGCGCTTTCCGGCCGGCGGCCCGCTGCGGTGGCCGACCGCCACGACCGGCTGCTCGACCAGCTCGCGCTCACAGAGAAGGCCGACGTTCCGGTGAACGATCTCTCACGCGGGATGAAACAGAAAGTGTCGCTCGCCTGCACTCTCGCACGCGACGCTTCGGTGGCCTTCCTCGACGAGCCGACACTCGGACTCGACGTGGAGAGTTCGCTCGAACTCCGACGGGAGCTCCGCCGGCTCGCCGAGCAGGAATCGATGACGGTCGTGCTGTCGAGCCACGACATGGACGTGGTACAGGCAGTCTGTGACCGGGTAATCATCATGAACGACGGCCGCGTCGTCACCGACGATACCGTCGACGGTCTCATCGATCTCTTCCGGAGCCAGGCGTACCACATCACCGTCGACGATCTCCCGGAGGGGGTGCGCGATCGTCTCGCAGCCGAGTTCGACGTTGACGGGTTCGAAGCAGTCGGCGACCGGACGCGCTTTGCGGTGTCGCTACCCGACGGGCGCGCGCTCTACGACGTGATGGACACGCTTCGAGAGGCCGACACGGTACCGGAGTCAGTTGACTCGATCGAACCGGACCTCGAAGACGTGTTCCTCGAACTCACTGGGGGTGAGAACGGATGA
- a CDS encoding ABC transporter permease, with amino-acid sequence MSTDTASSKTSATADAGLSTLIRAVAKKRVLLLVRYPVNTLSQFGVMYLVFLIIFFGGRAIAGAALAESIEGIIVGYLLWSISITAYSGLAWNVTRESQWGTLEQLYMSPFGFGRVMAIKTAVNVLEAFLWGVLILALMLATTGQSLVIEPVTVLTLGALAIAPAVGVGFAMGALALLYKRVENAFNIVQFVLIGLIAAPVTQYPLLKWLPLAQGSHLLGRAMADGVRLWAFPATELAILVATAVGYLGVGYFAFYRAQRRARRKGVMGHY; translated from the coding sequence ATGAGTACGGATACCGCAAGCTCGAAAACGAGTGCGACAGCCGACGCCGGCCTGTCGACTTTGATCCGGGCGGTCGCGAAAAAGCGCGTGCTGCTCCTCGTGCGCTACCCGGTCAACACCCTCTCGCAGTTTGGCGTGATGTATCTCGTCTTCCTCATCATCTTCTTCGGCGGGCGCGCGATCGCGGGCGCGGCGCTCGCCGAGTCGATCGAGGGGATCATCGTAGGCTACCTGCTCTGGAGCATCTCGATCACGGCGTACTCCGGGCTCGCGTGGAACGTGACCCGCGAATCCCAGTGGGGAACCCTCGAACAGCTCTACATGTCTCCGTTCGGCTTCGGGCGAGTGATGGCGATCAAGACCGCGGTAAACGTACTGGAAGCGTTCCTCTGGGGGGTGCTCATCCTCGCGCTGATGCTCGCCACGACCGGTCAGTCCCTCGTCATCGAGCCGGTGACGGTGCTGACCCTCGGCGCGCTCGCGATCGCGCCCGCGGTGGGCGTCGGGTTCGCGATGGGGGCGCTCGCCCTGCTCTACAAACGGGTCGAGAACGCCTTCAACATCGTCCAGTTCGTGCTGATCGGGCTGATCGCCGCGCCGGTCACCCAGTACCCGCTTCTCAAATGGCTCCCGCTCGCCCAGGGCAGCCATCTCCTCGGGCGCGCGATGGCCGACGGCGTCCGACTGTGGGCGTTCCCCGCGACCGAGCTCGCGATCCTCGTCGCCACCGCCGTCGGCTATCTCGGGGTCGGTTACTTCGCCTTCTACCGGGCACAGCGTCGTGCGCGCCGGAAAGGCGTCATGGGTCATTACTGA
- a CDS encoding winged helix-turn-helix domain-containing protein codes for MTHSTVDPTDALSALGNETRVAILRELADADDTLSFSDLRDRVGIRDSGKFNYHLSELCAYFVRETESGYELGHAGTRVIDAATSRDEPVPRDDSDAVDASETCPVCGTENCEKLFHVHLSPPWG; via the coding sequence ATGACCCACTCCACGGTGGATCCGACGGACGCCCTCTCGGCCCTTGGCAACGAAACGCGGGTCGCCATCCTCCGCGAGCTCGCGGACGCCGACGACACGCTCTCCTTTTCGGACCTACGCGATCGGGTCGGCATCCGCGACTCGGGAAAGTTCAACTACCATCTCTCGGAGCTGTGCGCGTACTTCGTTCGGGAGACCGAGAGCGGCTACGAACTCGGCCACGCCGGCACGCGTGTCATCGATGCGGCGACATCCCGCGACGAACCAGTACCACGCGACGACTCCGATGCTGTCGACGCGTCCGAGACGTGTCCGGTCTGTGGAACCGAGAACTGCGAGAAGCTCTTTCACGTCCACCTGTCCCCGCCGTGGGGCTGA
- a CDS encoding methylmalonyl-CoA mutase family protein yields the protein MYDDEDLAAIRDEKERWTEETLDPVLERHGERQDRFATVSNLEVDRLYTPDDVADIDYEEDLGFPGEEPYTRGVYPTMYRGRTWTMRQFAGFGTAEETNERFRFLVDEGQTGLSTAFDMPTLMGIDSDDPMADGEVGREGVAVDTLRDMEILFDGIDLEEVSTSFTINPSAPVIFAMYVALADKRGVPREKLRGTMQNDMLKEFIAQKEWVTPPESSLDLVTDTVEFAVEETPKIKPISISGYHIREAGSTAIQELAFTLADGFAYVEDAMERGLDIDEFAPQLSFFFNSHNAIFEEVAKFRAARRIYANVMDEWYDAEDPKSKQLKFHTQTAGQSLTAQQPLNNIARVTVQALAGVLGGTQSLHTNSYDEALALPSEDAVRVALRTQQIIAEESGAADIVDPLGGSFAVESLTDETEEKAMEYIEEIREMGDGSVRDGVLTGIEQGYFHREIQDASFEYQERVEEGEETVVGVNEYTMDEDTRPEILEVDEEVQERQQSRLAEVKAERDDGAVEDALTDLEDAIETGENTMPAIVDAVKIGASMGEIMRVFEARHGSYSETVGVA from the coding sequence ATGTACGACGATGAGGATCTCGCCGCGATCCGCGATGAGAAGGAACGCTGGACCGAGGAGACGCTCGACCCGGTACTAGAGCGCCACGGCGAGCGCCAGGACCGCTTCGCCACGGTGTCGAACCTCGAAGTCGATCGACTCTACACTCCAGACGACGTCGCGGACATCGACTACGAAGAGGACCTCGGCTTCCCCGGCGAGGAGCCGTACACCCGGGGCGTCTATCCCACGATGTATCGCGGTCGGACGTGGACGATGCGCCAGTTCGCGGGCTTCGGCACCGCCGAGGAGACCAACGAACGGTTCCGCTTCCTCGTCGACGAGGGCCAAACTGGCCTGTCGACCGCGTTCGACATGCCCACGCTGATGGGGATCGACTCGGACGACCCGATGGCCGACGGCGAAGTAGGGAGAGAGGGCGTCGCGGTCGACACGCTCCGCGACATGGAGATCCTCTTCGACGGGATCGATCTCGAAGAGGTCTCGACCTCCTTCACGATCAATCCGAGCGCGCCCGTGATCTTCGCGATGTACGTCGCGCTCGCCGACAAACGGGGTGTCCCACGCGAGAAGCTTCGGGGGACGATGCAGAACGACATGCTGAAGGAATTCATCGCCCAGAAGGAGTGGGTCACGCCCCCCGAATCCTCGCTCGACCTCGTGACTGATACGGTGGAGTTCGCGGTCGAAGAGACCCCGAAGATCAAACCGATCTCGATATCGGGCTACCACATTCGAGAAGCGGGCTCGACCGCGATCCAGGAGCTCGCCTTCACCCTCGCCGACGGGTTCGCGTACGTCGAGGACGCCATGGAGCGCGGCCTCGACATCGACGAGTTCGCTCCTCAGTTATCGTTTTTCTTCAACTCCCACAACGCCATCTTCGAGGAGGTCGCGAAGTTCCGCGCGGCCCGCCGGATCTACGCGAACGTGATGGACGAGTGGTACGACGCCGAGGATCCGAAATCGAAACAGCTCAAGTTCCACACCCAGACCGCGGGCCAGAGTCTGACCGCCCAGCAGCCGCTCAACAACATCGCTCGCGTGACGGTCCAGGCGCTCGCGGGTGTTCTGGGAGGCACTCAGAGCCTCCACACCAACAGCTACGACGAGGCGCTCGCGCTTCCTTCCGAAGACGCCGTTCGCGTGGCGCTTCGAACCCAGCAGATCATCGCGGAGGAGTCGGGTGCAGCCGACATCGTCGATCCCCTTGGGGGAAGTTTCGCGGTCGAGTCGCTGACCGACGAGACCGAAGAAAAGGCGATGGAGTACATCGAGGAGATCCGCGAGATGGGCGACGGGTCGGTTCGGGACGGCGTTCTCACGGGGATCGAGCAGGGGTACTTCCACCGCGAGATCCAGGACGCCTCCTTCGAGTATCAAGAACGCGTCGAGGAAGGGGAAGAAACCGTCGTCGGCGTCAACGAGTATACGATGGACGAGGACACTCGACCGGAGATCCTCGAAGTCGACGAGGAAGTCCAGGAACGACAGCAGTCCCGCCTCGCCGAGGTGAAAGCCGAACGCGACGACGGAGCCGTCGAGGACGCGCTCACGGACCTCGAAGACGCGATCGAGACGGGCGAGAACACGATGCCGGCGATCGTCGATGCGGTCAAGATCGGGGCGTCGATGGGCGAGATCATGCGGGTATTCGAGGCGCGCCACGGTTCGTACAGCGAGACGGTCGGCGTGGCCTGA
- the acs gene encoding acetate--CoA ligase produces the protein MSDEDITIESRLAEQDYFEPPEEFVEQANAADPAIYDRFDEFPGGFEEYAEMLDWDSEWDTVLDDSNPPFYEWFVGGELNASHNCVDRHLDERGDETALLWEGEDGETRDITYDDLHEKVNETAAALRSVGVEEDDVVTIHLPMVPALPITMLACARIGAPHSVVFAGFSANALAERVGSAESDHVVTIDGYYRRGEFLDHIEKADEAMAETDRDPEVLAWTRHDEPEVDVSDDYTMVADLLDDHRGETVEPVSRDAEDPLFLMYTSGTTGQPKGCQHRTGGYLAYVTGTSKYVEDIKPEDTYWCPADIGWITGHSYIVYGPLSLGTTTVMYEGAPDHPTKSRIWEIAEAYDVDIFHTSPTAVRQFMKWGEEHVEGHDFDFRHMTTVGEPIQPEAWLWYYKHIGDESAVIVDTWWQTETGGHLITNLPALHDMKPGSAGHPAPGIQPAIYDDNGESIPAESGEAGNLVIERPWPGMLQTVYGNDERFISEYWERFSDTDSDDSSDWVYEAGDGAVQAEDGYYRVLGRLDDVMNVAGHRLGTMELESAVAEVDDVAEAAVAAREDAEKGEVPDVYVTVREGVEENEEVRDRIVGAIEQEIGKFARPNEVIFVDDLPKTRSGKIMRRLLENISNGDELGNTTTLRDPSVPEEIRDQVQTD, from the coding sequence ATGTCAGACGAGGATATCACGATCGAGTCGCGGCTCGCCGAACAGGACTACTTCGAGCCACCCGAGGAGTTCGTCGAGCAGGCGAACGCCGCTGATCCAGCGATCTACGACCGGTTCGACGAGTTCCCCGGGGGCTTCGAGGAGTACGCCGAGATGCTCGACTGGGACTCGGAGTGGGACACGGTGCTCGACGACTCGAACCCACCGTTCTACGAGTGGTTCGTTGGCGGGGAGCTGAACGCGAGCCACAACTGTGTCGATCGCCATCTGGACGAGCGCGGCGACGAGACCGCCCTCCTCTGGGAGGGAGAGGACGGCGAAACCCGCGACATCACCTACGACGATCTCCACGAGAAAGTCAACGAGACCGCGGCCGCACTTCGATCCGTGGGCGTCGAGGAGGACGACGTCGTCACGATTCACCTCCCGATGGTGCCCGCGCTCCCGATCACGATGCTCGCGTGTGCGCGCATCGGTGCGCCCCACAGCGTGGTCTTCGCCGGCTTCTCGGCGAACGCCCTCGCGGAACGGGTCGGCAGCGCCGAGTCCGATCACGTTGTGACGATCGATGGCTACTACCGCCGCGGCGAGTTCCTCGATCACATCGAGAAGGCCGACGAGGCCATGGCGGAGACCGACCGCGATCCCGAAGTCCTCGCGTGGACCCGTCACGACGAGCCGGAGGTCGATGTCAGCGATGACTACACGATGGTTGCGGATCTGCTGGACGATCACCGTGGCGAGACGGTCGAGCCGGTCAGCCGCGACGCCGAGGATCCGCTCTTTTTGATGTACACCTCCGGGACGACGGGCCAGCCGAAGGGCTGTCAACACAGAACCGGCGGGTATCTCGCGTACGTGACGGGGACTTCGAAGTACGTCGAGGACATCAAACCCGAGGACACCTACTGGTGTCCCGCCGACATCGGCTGGATCACCGGCCACTCTTACATCGTCTACGGGCCCCTTTCGCTGGGCACGACGACGGTGATGTACGAGGGTGCGCCGGATCACCCGACCAAGAGCCGGATCTGGGAGATCGCGGAGGCGTACGACGTCGACATCTTCCACACATCACCGACCGCCGTCCGCCAGTTCATGAAGTGGGGCGAGGAGCACGTCGAGGGCCACGACTTCGACTTTCGACATATGACCACGGTGGGCGAGCCGATCCAGCCCGAGGCGTGGCTCTGGTACTACAAGCACATCGGCGACGAGAGCGCGGTCATCGTCGACACGTGGTGGCAGACCGAGACCGGCGGCCACCTCATCACCAACCTGCCCGCACTCCACGACATGAAGCCGGGCAGCGCGGGCCATCCCGCACCGGGAATTCAACCCGCGATCTACGACGACAACGGCGAGTCGATCCCGGCCGAAAGCGGCGAGGCGGGCAACCTCGTGATCGAACGGCCGTGGCCCGGGATGTTGCAGACCGTCTACGGCAACGACGAACGGTTCATCTCGGAGTACTGGGAACGCTTTTCGGACACCGATTCGGACGATTCGAGCGACTGGGTGTACGAGGCGGGCGACGGTGCAGTCCAGGCCGAGGACGGCTACTACCGCGTTCTCGGGCGGCTCGACGACGTGATGAACGTCGCCGGCCATCGGCTGGGAACGATGGAGCTCGAAAGCGCGGTGGCGGAGGTCGACGATGTCGCCGAGGCCGCGGTCGCCGCACGCGAGGACGCCGAGAAGGGCGAAGTGCCCGATGTCTACGTCACCGTCAGGGAGGGCGTCGAGGAGAACGAGGAGGTCCGTGACCGGATCGTAGGGGCGATCGAACAGGAGATCGGGAAGTTCGCACGCCCGAACGAGGTCATCTTCGTCGACGATCTCCCGAAAACCCGATCGGGCAAGATCATGCGCCGGCTGCTCGAGAACATCTCGAACGGCGACGAGCTCGGCAACACCACCACACTCCGGGATCCGAGCGTCCCTGAAGAGATCCGCGACCAGGTCCAGACCGACTAA